In Miscanthus floridulus cultivar M001 chromosome 8, ASM1932011v1, whole genome shotgun sequence, the sequence TCCGTGAGACGGTAAGaattggctatggtctagcaccgtagtaagaactggaagatgaaagatgaaatggttctgattgctcaactcttacttgaaagtagaacatgtgcttatctagaatgattagctaatgaagtaatcatgactgctaattaaatttgatcttaaggacgtacttctagtaatgtttttcgcaaacaaaaagaaaacaacaaacgcATATTGTCTATCATACTTTTTAGAGTTGAGAAACTATTcctactagtcggataagtcttacgagtacattgtgtactcagggtttattttatccTTGTTGCAGGTGCATCTTGagaagtagctcttgtgtggaggattcttctgttgggcatagacggatccttatatcgtttctgttagatgtttattttcattccgctgtttagttatcgcactctaaactctgatattgtaataaataattttcaagaactcttgttgtatgaaatggactaagtattataagctcgtactcattattggattctggatgtaaaatatggattgtttcgagttctcccttggggtgtgcttgatggaactgttcgatgtagctcactttcgaggtgcttagtatctcgtggaagacgagcgcctccaaaaacgtgttatttcggacggttctgccacaggcaTGTACTGCATAACTGTGAGTCAAAATAATGCTAAACATGCCATGGAGCATACTTGCGTTAATGAAAATCTTGAGCATGTTTTGGACACTTTTGAATTTAATTTCCAAATTAAAAACTTTATCTTTTGGTATATCAGCATATGCTTTGTGAAGGAACTTTCATTTTCACCATAACACTGATGCTGGAAAATTTAAAAAAGAAAGATGCTGGAAAATTACATAATAAAATACACTTTTCCGGTTTTGAAAATATAGATGATCTTTCTTAGATTTTGGAAAACCATTGTGGGGCTAAAAAGTTTAGTAAAAATCAAATATAGCCTTCCGAAAAAAATTTAGTTCAAAACCACAAAAGATACGATGCCATATCCAAATAAAATAGGTCGCATTTGATTTATACCATCTATTTGAAAACTTACATTGTTTTTTATGAGGATTTCTAAGTTCCTCACTCATTTCAGATTGACAAGAGAGAAAGACATACCTAGAACCGAAACACCCGAACGTTCGCTACTACTTAGGGCATCAACAACGCAGACCATCAAATTATATGCTTCATCTAAAGTTATAGGCCATGTAGGCAACCATGATGAGGATTCTCTCACTTGATGAAAATAAGAGATGAGGATTCTATCAACTACGGCCACGACGTGTGTCCGAGGAGAGCTTCAATTTGTTTGTCAGATGAGGCAGCTTCTACAAGCTGACAGCACGCAAAGCCATTACTATGCGTGACCTGGAGAATGCATGTGAATGTGGATGCTGGGGCTAACAGCCAGTGTCGCGTTGGGGCTGCTCTTATCGGACAGCATGAGCCCAAGCAATGACGACGTGAGCGATGTTGCTTGGCGAGGCATATGGCGAGCATGCCTTGTCCTCCTCCCCCGAGCGACAAAGGCAATGGCCCTGTTCTCCTGCACTATTTCAGCAATATTTTTTATTGTTCTCCTCAtataacaaatcagcataaatcaaatttcagcgaaactttcataaaaaaaaattcaGTGAAACGAACAGGACTAATAATATCAGTTTTTGAGATTGGATTGAAGATTTTGGTGGAGGGGATTTTCGACCTAAAATCTTTATTTCTATAAGTAAAGCATATAAAGAGGTCTACAATAGCCTTTTTTTTCTCTTATATGGGCATAACCTTAGTGTTCATGAGCTAAAACATCAAATTTCCAAGACAAATTTAAAATCCTAAGTTCATGAGCTAAAACATCAAATTTTCCAAGAAAAATGTTAAATCCTAAAACATCAAGTAGTAGTATTTAAGAGCAAAAACATTAATTTTTCTAAGACAATTTTGAAATCCTAAAAAAAAGTTTTTTTGAGACgagtaattttttattttaacttaCTTTCTCTTTCCCGTTTTCTTTCTACGTACACTATCTTACGTCGCAAGCAATCAGCAATTTTTCATTTTCTTATTATCGTTTCCCGTTTTTCTTTCAGCCCACTATGGTAAATGACTGCGAACCAAATGGCAATAAAAAAGAATCATGATTCCAGTGTAGCATCAGCAATCTGATTAACTGAACTAAATATACCCAACTGAAAATCAGAACTACTAATGAAGATTTTTCCGAAAAAAAATAGGTTCAATTGAAGCAACAATAATGCGATGCTAGCTGAAAGAATATTCAGTCTGCTTGAACGAAGAGATGCCTAGCATCAGTAGCCGAGTCTATTTACACCGTGATGATGATCATATATACAAACATAACTTGAGAAAGCAACTGAGAATTGAGAGTCTATAGCCATAAATTTCAGTATATATACAGTTGACAGTTTTCTCCCTTCATTTCAGCAGCCAATTGTCAGGCAGGATCAGGAAGGTGTTTTGTTTCAACGGGCAGCATCAGGCAGCATGGCAACAGTCACCACGAAGTACTCACAGCCCCCAGGTAGGTTGTAGGGGTTGAGCAAGGATGCGGGCGACCGACGGCCGCCACTGCTATCAGGGCGTGGAGCTCCTCCCATCTGGCCTGGGTGCACTATGCGCCGCTCAATGTGAACGATCTGCCCGATTATATACGCTGGGTGCTGCGGGTGGTGCTCGGTGAACAAGGCGACAGATTCCTCAGACAGGTAGTAGTTTGAGCAGTTCCGGTTGATCGCCTCGTAGTGCCCAGCAGGGTTTCGGAAAAAGACAGCAAGCTCATGGACTTCGAACCGACCAAATGATATCTTCTCCTTGCTGGCCTGTTAAAACAGTTTTCCAAGAGACAACATAGCAAATTTGCTCGTTAGCACAATTAGCAAAAATGTAAAAGGTTCTATCCATCAGCCATGGGAATTCATTGCCAGATGCAGAAATTAAAGTAACAAAACTCCAGATGCAGAAATTGAGGTAACAAAACTCAGGAGTATATTGATGTCCAATCATATCATGATTTTGACGAATTCATTTTTTACCATATTCAAGATGAATTTTGCTTTGTGCATGAGTGTTCATCTGATGTGAAACAGTAAATGGCACTCGATTTATGGCTACATATGTTACAAGACAAACCTGTTTTTCTAGTTGAAGTTTATTGTAGAGATTCTTAATCAGCTCTTTCTTCTCATCCAACTCTTTTGTGATACCTCCATGTACTGCCTGCATAGCTGAATAGCGTTCTAGCAGCTCAGCACTCTGTCGTGTCAGTAAATAAACTTTGTCCGCCAGGATCTTGATGCATTGTTGAAACTGAACAGTGGTATCAGCTTCATCCTTCTTTACAGAGCTGGAACCAAAAAGAGAATACTTTATCATAGCTGTCCTCTCAAGATGATTTACTATGAACAATAAATATGTGAATGACAGTAACACACCTTGCCAAGGAGATAGCCAAAGAACGCAGTGACTCTGCAAAGCCAGTCACGTCTGGTGCAGTGACACAATTATTTAGCCTTTCGAACAAACCATGTATCCTCAAAGCAGACGACCGCAGAGCATCATACTCAACAGCCCTTCTGTCAGCTGAACATTTGTTTGTTCCGGCCTCTTCTCTTGCTTCATGTAAACAGTTTTCAAGGTGTGCACAATTCATCTTCACCAAATATGTAGAGGGAGAATCAGAGGAATAAGAATATGAAAGGTGATCATTGCGATTTGCACATAGCAGTGAAATTATCATAGATTTTTATGACTAACCTGAGATTCATCGAGAAGACCACGGGTTTGTTCAAGTTCTTTATTCAGGGAGTTAACCTCATCCATCATAGCACTAAGTTTAATTTCAGTTTCACCCAACTGCTTTGATTTTTGATCTAGGGCATTTTGCAGCTCTGACACAAGAGGTTCCTTATTCCTCAACTCTAAGGCATGATGCCCATTAGTTCTTGAGTTTAAGATGCTAAGAGGAACATCAGAAGTGTCAGCCATAGTAAGTTGTGTCAACATGTGCCCTTCCTTATCAATGTTTACGATCTTATGTTCATTATCACGTGGCAATTCTGTCATGAAAGCATCCAGATTAGTACATGCTGTTGAATCGAGCAACTGCAAGTTCAGTGCACCTGAAATGTCAGTCATATTCTCATCACCACCTTCTGTTTGTTTAGATGGCTGTTCAGATGTTGAAGAGGCCTCATCCATGGCCACACTTGATTCATCGCGTATTTGGGTTTGCCTGCCTCCAGATACATCCAGGTTGCAGTCATTACTTTTAAATGCAGAAAGCAGGGAATCAGACGTGCCTTTGCTTCCTGACACCATGTGACCTTGCATGTACTGGTTGGCTAAGCGTTCCTCAAGATCCTGGATCCGCTTCTCATATGCCAAGCATTTTTCCTGCTTTGCAGTGAGCAATGACTGAAGCTGGTAAGCAAATTCATCCTTTGCAGCAAGTGCCTCAGCTGTTTTTTCCCTTGCTTTTTTCAATACAGCATCAATTTGTCCTTCGTCAATAGACTCATATCCATATTCAGCACCGACATTGCAGAGAATTGCAATTGCAGAAGCAAGTTCTGCTTTTAACCTGGCATTTTCCACTTCTAACTTACTAGTTCCTGCAATGTCAATAGAATCATAACCCCCCAGAAAATCTTGGAAATCCATCTTATCATCAGCGCTCAGAGGATTTTGCTCAGATTTGTTCAAATTTTCACCGGTACTAGAATTGCTTAGCAAAGGCTTTGCTAGCTGTGATCTCCCAGATTTCAGAAAAGACCCCAGTATAGACTGGGGAGCAAGCTTTTCCACATCATCAACATCAATGGGGAGAAGATCACGATCAAAAGGAGCAACTTTTACATCACACTGGCTTGGAGAATCAAAGAGTCCCATGGAACACATGACATCATCTGGAATGTACCTGCTCCATGTCCTATGGAAATCCTCTCGTCTTGTTTTCTCGTTTTGACACTCGGTTGCCAACTTTTCGGCATATGTTCCAGCCAATCCAGTATACAGCTTAAAATACGATTTCCTCCTGGCTACCTCGGCGACACAAGCTCTATATGCATGACCCAAGCCACTGACTATTTTCAGATTATCAAAATCTTCTTGATGGCCCATCACCTCTTGGAATGCAATGAGTTCACTCATCATGCCTTTGATGCTAATCTGAGAAGATTTTACTCTTTGCATGCAAACATGGACCAAAGTATTCATTTCATTCTTCTTGTCCTTGCATTTCTCAAGCAATTTTGTAAGCCTGTGATCAAAATTCCGTATACTGGGCAAGTTATTCTTTTCATGTACTTCATAGATACGGCCAACGGCTGAGACTGCATCATGAGGACGGAGAGAAGCAGATAGCTGGCAACTTGAGCAGTCATCAACAAGCTTCTTTGAGGTGTCCACATCTTTACTGCAAGACAAAAGAGTTGTCAGCATATAATACTATGAGATATGATGTAACATAATCGTGGGGAATCGAAGAAATGGTTGCTAACAACACACATTTCAGTTACAAATGAATAAGTTAGAAAGAAGCAAGACCCTTAATAAGCTATGTGTAGCAGCAAAAGCAGAAAATCCTAAAAATGGCACTGTTAAGTTTCAAGCCAACCTGCTATGTCCACGATAATAGACTAGTCATACAACCAAGCTAAAccatttttcttttttcaaaaaaacagTATAATGAAGTCATTTAGATTATTCAGGCCAAATCTCTTAAGAGTAGAAATAAATAGTTCCCAGTGGCTTTCAGATAAGAGCAATATAATTAGGCATACAAAAGCAAAGTCTAACCTTAGAGCTTGCATGATGATCTTCTGGTCACCAATGACTCCCTGATGCTCCTTTATAAGCTTCTCAACATCCTTGCACCCACCTGAGCTCATGGCATTGAATAAGCCTTCCACCCTCTTCTTCAGCTCCAAGAAGTTTGCCTTCAGCTGTGACACCTTGACCTCAAACTTCTTATGTGAGCTCAAGCATCCGTCAGCCAATTTCCTCAGGTCATTCTCCTTGAGAAGGTCCATCAAGCAATGCCTCCCCTCACTTTGCAGTGCTGGGTGCAGCCTAATAGCACGCAGCTTCTGCACATCTCTCTCGAAATTTGCCAGCATTTCAACATGTGAACGGTGCTGCTGCGTGAAGCACCGCAAAAATTCTGAATACCGCTGCGAGAGCTTCCGGAATGTGTGCTCTAGGTTGCTCCGTGCTGTGTCCAGCGCTCGCTCCTGCACCTGCCCCTCCCGCAGAAGCCGCCTGCACAGCTCAAATTTTGCCAAGCTAGATTGGTACACCGCATTGGCGATCTGGAAGTGATATCTGAACCTTGTTTCATAAGATACCAGCGCCTTCAGCGCCGGGTCTGCAGCTGCATCCACAGGTGGTGAGTCCTGTGGCCGGGGCGGCGGTGGAATATTTGGCTCAGGGATGTAGAGGGACTCTggcgccgggggccgggagtCTGCAAGGAGCCGGGCCTTGTTGTAGAGGAAGACCTCACGGTCGTCGCGCGGAAGCTTGTAGTAGGCGAGCGCGTTGGCGCCGTCGAGGGAGGTGTTGCCGCAGAGGAGGAGCTGGTCGCTGGGCGGTATGCCGCAGTGGAGCTGGATGGAGTGCTGGATGGCGTCGACAAGCGTGTCGCCGCCGCACTGGAACTCCAAGGTGTTGCCGTTCTCCGCCACGTGCACCATCAGCTTCTGCCCCAgcggcaccgccgccgcctcctccgcacCGCCGCCTGTCACCGCCGACCCAGAACTCATCTTCCTTCCTTGCGATTCGACCAGACAACAATTCAACTCCAAAAccgattcttcttcttccctttttttttccttttttgcttCACGCAGTTCAGATTAAAATCTATCTACAGTTCTACCAAATACCACCAAACGAAGCAACCACCGGGCGCGCACAGTTCAACACGACACGAAACACCAAATTCTTTAACCTCTCCGGCAGGACACAgcctccgtccgtccgtccgtcgaaGAAGAGCACAAGCCAACAACGTCCGCCGAGGCCTTCTCTCCCACGCCTCCGATCAGACGCACCAAATCCTTTATCTCCCCCAACAAGAACGGCCCGAAGGCGGCGACTTTCTTGGAATTCGGGCGAGGGACGGGGACTCCGTGGCAGGGACCGACGTCTCCTGGCCCAATTTACCCTGCTTCACCAAGCCCGCACGGATTCGGACGAGGAGAAGTTTGGGATTTCTTGATTAACAGATGGAAGCGACCTCCGGGAAGCAATCCAACTCCTCCGATGGGTTTGATTCGGTCCCCGAGGGGCCTAGGCCGAATCAAGGAACCGGGATGGATGGGATTTTTCTTTTCTATACTACTCCGTGTGGGAGGGGAGATTGACGAGCAGCAGCGTTAGCATCGGGGAGACGTGGAGATGAGGGGGAGACGAAGGGAAGGACGGCGGAGGAGAGAAAGAACAAAAAGTAAagtaaaggggggtgaatagaaaAGTGGACCAAGCTACCGTCTGGCGTCTGGACTCCGGAGCCCGGAGGGCGGAGGATGGAGGTGGAGtagtatataaataaaaaatactgCGAAACTTTTGCAGGGAGATCCTTATAGACTAGTGAATTGACGTGTTCgtgaattattggagaagggctgGGTTTGCTTCCTCCGGAAGAGTGGCGGTGTAGGGGATGGAGGATGTACCAAGCTATACAACCATGGCTTTGTTCATCCGGAGGCTATTTTTTGGGCACGAGGTAGTAGGTAGGTGCGTGAAACACGAACTATCTGGAGTacattataatatatatatatacatacacgaTGAATCATTGTTTCCTATGGTTCATTTTGATTGGGTAGttgagtgtatatatataaagaaaaagTTTAACTAACTATAACACTAAATACAAAGCCCACTCTCTTTTTATAAATAGTGTTTTAATTGATTTTGCATTGCAATTGATGTGATCTGTAGCAAGAACAGCATGACTTTTACATTATTTTATTTAGCTTGCTTTTGTACTCCTACGAGGAAAATCGGCATGGGATTATGGGAATAGCATCATTATTCTACCTACAGACTATAGGTTTCTTCCGACATTTAGGTCAAACACCAACAAATCCATAATATTCGAAATAGTCAAGCAAGTAACTGACGTAGGAATGCAATAATTCTAATCATTAAAAGCTAGGTTCCCAAAAaaatcattaaaagctaatttCATGCATAGCGTCATCTTACCGATGCATGTAAAAGCTTTGGCTAGTTCTCTCTTCGTTCCAAAGCCCATCTTCCTAATTTATGTAAAAGCTTTAGCCAGTACTCATAACACCTTCATTGTTACACTCTAAATTATTTACTAAAATATATCATGAGTATCATATTTATATGTTAATACAtatgatagaatgtgtagataaatttcttataacttaaaatgatcaataaaaattataaatgaaagttaattcaatagctcgggggaggaggacaaggcaataggggtaaataaaccctgagtacacaatgtactcgcaagacttacccgactagtgggaataattttttcactctaaaggatatgataagctttatggtttactaggttttctttttgcaaaaaatattactagtagtgaatccttatgtatgtattttattagcagccatgattagtacattagctaaccattctatgtaaacacatgttctactttcaagtaagagttgagcaatcagattcattcattctctttcatctttcagttcttactatggtgctagatcgtagacaagtcataccgtatcacaTGGCGATTCgagaatcaatgtatcccagctgagtaccctgaaacacacgccctgcttgtaccccaggcacaagcaagaccaacccaccactctcctatcaaggggtctaggacCCATcaaaacttagactctaagcccccacttcCGAGTCCCAGACTCAGCGTGGTCCTTAGACcttcaccatccccgcctccaatcagtcggtccggaaaaagagccgaaacccacgacaagagaccaacgagccttcccgctctcataagcaagtatgtgcttagggtAATAAGTCTATGagctgactagaatccaatacaaCGGACGGTCCTAAACCAACACGAACAGGGAAAAatgtataaccaagctatgccccgttggccacaggacacaacctattacacccaccaatacccatactatatccctgtccggtctccatttcctttcactattttatcatgagagtaataataatactcacctattatgagtaacggtaggttactcatgctaccaaaaaacctaagcatagcggCTACTCGTACCTATACTAGTTctggactcaggtgtgggggcttggagtctaatattggatggggacctggaccccttgataggagagtggtgggttggtcctgcttgtgtctggggtacaagcgaggcgtgtgttttggggtacccagttaGGCTATATTGATTCATAAATCGTCGtgtaatacggtatgacttgtctacgatctagcatcgtagtaagaactggaagatgaaaagatgataaaatggatctgattgctcaattcttgcttgaaagtagaacaagtgcttatatagaatAGTTAGCTAACAAACtaatgggagtgggaaggctcgtcacgctcttgtcgtggattctggctctttccggatcgacttattagaggcggggatggtggaggtctaagcatcatACTGAGATCGGGTcccaagtgtgggggcttggagtctaagtttggatggagacctagaccctgtgatagaagtggaatgggttggtcttgtttgtgcctagggtacaaacagaGCATGTGTTTCACGGTACCCAACTAGAATActttggttcacgaatcgccgtttccgtgagacggtacgacttagctatgatctagcaccgtagtaagaacaggaatatgaaagatggtgaaatggttctaattgatcaacccttacttgaaagtagaatagatgCTTAtctagaatgattagctaatgaagtaatcatgactgctaattaaatttgatcttaaggacgtacttctagtattgtttttcgcaaataaaaagaaaacagcaaacccatattgcctatcatactctttggagttgggaaactattcccactagtcgggtaagtcttgcgagtacattatgtactcagagtttattttacacctgttgcaggtgcagcttgaggagtagctcttgtgtggaggattcttctggtgggacagatggatccttgtattgtttctgttagatgtttattttcattccgctggttaattatcgcactctgaactctggtattgtaataaataatttccaagaactcttgttgtatgaaatgtactaagtattataagctcgcactaattattggattctggatataAAATATGGATTGTTTCAAGTTCTCTCCTAGGGTATGCTCGATGGAACTAttcgatgtagctcactttcgacgtccttagtgtctagtggaagacaaacgCCTCCGAAaatgtgttatttcgggcggttctgccacagtactTTATTTATTAATTCAAAATTGTAAGTCATCTGGTCTTTATTCTAAGTTAAATTTCTCTAGTTTAACTAAGTTTTTTGTGATtaatttaattattttttagaaaaatgtgCAAACATGTACAATATCAACTAATATTAATTTATCAAATACACCATGAAATATATATTTGTGTGAATCACAATACAAACATAGACATTCATATATGTACACACACGATTCTGATGATTGAGTGAAGTTACTACATGTATCTCGTTGTCGATGCAGCTGATGCTTATACTTATATATGTAATCTCAAGATTGACAAAGTCATCACAAGCGTCTAGCTATTGACGCCCATACATGTACGTACACTAACCCATGTGAGCGCACACGCACACACACTATACATCGATGtatgcaacggacggtccttaaccgacacgaacAGGGacaacagtgtaaccaagctatgccccgttggccgcggaACACAACCTATTAACCCACCAATactcgtaccatatccctgcccgatctctatttcctttcaccattttatcatgagagtaataataatactcaccttgtcgggtaccataagaaggggtcccctaaacgaaaaccaaaaaaatcgcttagaccccatcAAATCAAAGATAAGAggcaactattggctaacccccggccttgtccgaggccaccgactcttcgccttgctcgaggcctcgcacgaaaggcctcggatggcctaccgaatctccgccttgctcgaggcctcgcacgaaaggcctcgaacGGGGAACCGATCCTCCGTCTCACTCGAGGCTCCGCACGTAAAGCCTCGGGCAAGATGTCGATTCTTCGTCTCGCTCAAGgtcggctcggcaataaccccatCGCCTCTACCTCGACCAATCTCCCCGATAGAGCGTCGCGACCAATTAATGCAACCAACCACTCCCGTGACATCAGCTGGACGAT encodes:
- the LOC136475834 gene encoding autophagy-related protein 11-like; protein product: MSSGSAVTGGGAEEAAAVPLGQKLMVHVAENGNTLEFQCGGDTLVDAIQHSIQLHCGIPPSDQLLLCGNTSLDGANALAYYKLPRDDREVFLYNKARLLADSRPPAPESLYIPEPNIPPPPRPQDSPPVDAAADPALKALVSYETRFRYHFQIANAVYQSSLAKFELCRRLLREGQVQERALDTARSNLEHTFRKLSQRYSEFLRCFTQQHRSHVEMLANFERDVQKLRAIRLHPALQSEGRHCLMDLLKENDLRKLADGCLSSHKKFEVKVSQLKANFLELKKRVEGLFNAMSSGGCKDVEKLIKEHQGVIGDQKIIMQALSKDVDTSKKLVDDCSSCQLSASLRPHDAVSAVGRIYEVHEKNNLPSIRNFDHRLTKLLEKCKDKKNEMNTLVHVCMQRVKSSQISIKGMMSELIAFQEVMGHQEDFDNLKIVSGLGHAYRACVAEVARRKSYFKLYTGLAGTYAEKLATECQNEKTRREDFHRTWSRYIPDDVMCSMGLFDSPSQCDVKVAPFDRDLLPIDVDDVEKLAPQSILGSFLKSGRSQLAKPLLSNSSTGENLNKSEQNPLSADDKMDFQDFLGGYDSIDIAGTSKLEVENARLKAELASAIAILCNVGAEYGYESIDEGQIDAVLKKAREKTAEALAAKDEFAYQLQSLLTAKQEKCLAYEKRIQDLEERLANQYMQGHMVSGSKGTSDSLLSAFKSNDCNLDVSGGRQTQIRDESSVAMDEASSTSEQPSKQTEGGDENMTDISGALNLQLLDSTACTNLDAFMTELPRDNEHKIVNIDKEGHMLTQLTMADTSDVPLSILNSRTNGHHALELRNKEPLVSELQNALDQKSKQLGETEIKLSAMMDEVNSLNKELEQTRGLLDESQMNCAHLENCLHEAREEAGTNKCSADRRAVEYDALRSSALRIHGLFERLNNCVTAPDVTGFAESLRSLAISLASSVKKDEADTTVQFQQCIKILADKVYLLTRQSAELLERYSAMQAVHGGITKELDEKKELIKNLYNKLQLEKQASKEKISFGRFEVHELAVFFRNPAGHYEAINRNCSNYYLSEESVALFTEHHPQHPAYIIGQIVHIERRIVHPGQMGGAPRPDSSGGRRSPASLLNPYNLPGGCEYFVVTVAMLPDAAR